The DNA segment TGCCTCTCTTGTGTTTTTTACTTTACCGATAAGGTGCTTAATATGCCCCCACGGAATGCAACACATTTTTTGATATAACTCATTATTTATCAAAGGAGTAATTTCGTCCCCAAGCTGGGGACGAATTTCATTTTGTAATTGGTCAACAAGCTGTTGACCAATTTGATTTTCTAATTCGCCCTCAATTTGGGGGCTAATTAAAAGATACTCATAAAACTGTTTGCAATATTTTAAATTCGTAACCGAAAAGCCTTTCATTTCAGGAAATTCTTCTCGTAAATCCTCTGATAATTTTTGTAAAAATTTACTTCCCCAAACAGCATTTTTTTGGCTTATCATTTTTCCGAGGGAACAATAAAATTCAATCAAAGAGGCGTTCGCCACCAAAGCCGTTTTGACCTGTGCCTTGCGAACGCTGGCTTTTATTTCTTTTAGCCAATTGATATACTCTTTGTTATATTGAATTTGTTTCATTTATTATCCTTTATCTAAATATTTTATAAGCAATTTTTTTTACAAAACTTGGTGAAACTGACATTAAAAAATAAGCAATAGCATAAATATCAGCCATTATGCCATAGTTTAAATCTCGGTTGATTTTTGACAATCTAAATTTTAACAATCCTATTGATTTTTCCCAATTTGCACGGCGATAATAAACACCTTCATCTCGTCTAAACAGCAAACCTATATAATCAATATTTGCCAATTTACAATTATTCAAATATCCGTAATACCAAAGTAAGGTGTCTTCTGCTAAATGCAACTCACTTCGATAGTTACCAATTTTATTAAGAAACTCTTTTCTCATCATTGCTGTTGGATGTGCAATAGCATCTCTTTTCTTAAAAAACTCAAAAAGTTCTTCGTTTGTTAAGGGATATTTAACGACTTCTTTTATAATTTCGCCATCATTATTTATCTCTGAAAGCCAAGTTCCAACAGCATCTATTTCAGCATTTTTATTTAAGAAATCTACTTGTTTTGCAAATCGTTCAGATGTACAAATATCATCGGTATCAACAACAGCAATATAATCTCCTGTGCAGTTTTCAACTCCAACTTTTTTAGCACCGCCTGTACCAATATTTTTAGGCAATGCAATCACTTTCAATACTTTCCCTAATTTTTCTTGCCATAACTCTATTACCTTATCAAGCTCTTGCGTTAAAGCACCATCTTTAACCAAAACAATTTCATCAGGTTTTAATGTTTGCTTATCCCAAATACTTTCCAATGCTATATTGAAGTATTTAGAATTTTCTTTATGATATATTGATAATAAGGCTGATAGTTTCATATTAATATTTTACCAAAAATTCTTTTAAGTTTTCTTCTATGTACTCTATCTCTTTTTTGTACTCTATACAATTTATCCATTTTTTTGTATTTTTTATTGAAATATTAGGGTTAAAAAACTCACCTTTTTTAGTCCAGTCATCAATATCAATATTTAAAAATGCACAAATCTTTTTAACCGTATTTTCATAATCATAAATAAAATCTTCAAAGTTTAAATAACAAACATTATCAGATTTTTTTTCTGCTTTTTGATGCTCCCTTAATAGTCTGAACCAATTACAATACTGTTTAACATCTTCGGTAGGAATCCATTTAAAATAATACTGATTTCTATTTAATACAAATAAATCCCTAGGGTCTCTATCTACAACAATTATTTTTAAATCAGAGAAATAATTAAGATATGTTTCATTATGATCAGCTGGGACGAGTTGGTCAAGAACTACAAATTCACAATTTTTATCAAATTCCATATTAGCAACTAACTTATCGGTATAGTTTTTTACTTGCTTATAGAACTCTTCTTTTGAGGTAGGCTTTGCATAATACATCACATTATTATAATATTGTGCGCCTCTATCTTTTCCCACGCCCTGTTGTTTTAGAATTTTCTTTTGAACAAAACGCTCTAAATAATAAAAAAACTTTCTAATCGGTGTTTCATCAATAATGTCTTGATGCCAAAAACCTTGCCATTTTTCATCAACAACTTGTTTGATAAATTCATCAGATATTCCTTTAAACTTACCATTAAAGTGTGATTCATAGTTATAATGCCAACTTTTTGATAAAAAAGTGTAGTATTTTACAAACTGCTTAATATAGTAATCGGTGTTACATCTATTATTATTTTCAAACAGCCCATATTCTAAATCTCTTAATCCATGAGGGTCTGAGATAAATCTAAACTCATAGTCCCCATAAGACTTGACCACATCAAACTCTTTGAGTAAATCTGAAACTACACTAGAACCTGTCGCTCCGTATCCTGTACAAGTAATTATTTTCATTTTATATCCCTTTTATAATTCAAAAGATGCTTTTTGTGGAAATTTCTCTTCAAGGTATTCTTGTAATCTTTCTTTAATCTTATTATATTCATCTTCTGACAATTTTAAATTATCGTTAAAACAAGTAAATCTGATATTTTCATCACTTTCAATACCACTAATAATATCATTCAAACTTTCCAAAGAAACAGGACTGATATTTTTATATGCATCGTTGCAGTTTTTAGGATAAAAATCACCGCTTAATAAATGCCAATAACGATAAATATAAGGCATAATATCATCTTTTGTTCTAAACTTATGAGTTGAAGTTTCTAACATCTGTGAAGAAAATCGTTCATATACTTTTTCAAGTGTTTTTTTAGTGTATGGTTGTGCATAATGCCAATGACTTATTCTTAATGCTTTTTTATACACATATTTCATTAAAAAGTTACTTATTTTTTCTTTTATAGAATAACTTTTATCAAATAAATGCTTATACTCTAAATGCCCAACACCCAATTCTTTGTTAATTAGATTTAATGTTTTTCTTACAGAATACCCCCAAACACCAATAGGCTTTATCTTATCAAACAGTTCATTTCTCGCAAACCACCCATGTGATAAAAAATCCACAACTTTCCCATCTACAAAAAATCTAGATATATCAGTTTGTTTCATAATAAAAAGGTCATCATTTAGATAAACAAAATAATCCGATAAATTAGGAATATTTAACAGATTCATCTCAATAGAATTTGAGTTAAAGGTTGGTAAATGACTCTTATCAAAATATAACTTACTGTGAGAAACTAAAACTAACTTATCTGATTCTAAATCCAACCATTCAGGATAATGACCTTCAGTAATTAAATATATTTTGTTATACCAAGGACAATTTTGCTCAATAGATCGCAAAACATACTTCAATGTTTCCATATCCCTATATCTAGCACTAGATCCTTCTATATCTTTATTAACTTGTTTTGAATAAAACTCTTTACTTTTCTGCCATTCTTTATCCATAGGGTTAACCCATGGTAATACAAAATCTATTTTCATATACTACTTTCCTTTAATTTATGTACATTACTTATTTTTATCAGTACTTTTACAAACCACCAACA comes from the Pasteurella atlantica genome and includes:
- a CDS encoding glycosyltransferase; this translates as MKLSALLSIYHKENSKYFNIALESIWDKQTLKPDEIVLVKDGALTQELDKVIELWQEKLGKVLKVIALPKNIGTGGAKKVGVENCTGDYIAVVDTDDICTSERFAKQVDFLNKNAEIDAVGTWLSEINNDGEIIKEVVKYPLTNEELFEFFKKRDAIAHPTAMMRKEFLNKIGNYRSELHLAEDTLLWYYGYLNNCKLANIDYIGLLFRRDEGVYYRRANWEKSIGLLKFRLSKINRDLNYGIMADIYAIAYFLMSVSPSFVKKIAYKIFR
- a CDS encoding sulfotransferase; translated protein: MKIITCTGYGATGSSVVSDLLKEFDVVKSYGDYEFRFISDPHGLRDLEYGLFENNNRCNTDYYIKQFVKYYTFLSKSWHYNYESHFNGKFKGISDEFIKQVVDEKWQGFWHQDIIDETPIRKFFYYLERFVQKKILKQQGVGKDRGAQYYNNVMYYAKPTSKEEFYKQVKNYTDKLVANMEFDKNCEFVVLDQLVPADHNETYLNYFSDLKIIVVDRDPRDLFVLNRNQYYFKWIPTEDVKQYCNWFRLLREHQKAEKKSDNVCYLNFEDFIYDYENTVKKICAFLNIDIDDWTKKGEFFNPNISIKNTKKWINCIEYKKEIEYIEENLKEFLVKY
- a CDS encoding stealth conserved region 3 domain-containing protein, with protein sequence MKIDFVLPWVNPMDKEWQKSKEFYSKQVNKDIEGSSARYRDMETLKYVLRSIEQNCPWYNKIYLITEGHYPEWLDLESDKLVLVSHSKLYFDKSHLPTFNSNSIEMNLLNIPNLSDYFVYLNDDLFIMKQTDISRFFVDGKVVDFLSHGWFARNELFDKIKPIGVWGYSVRKTLNLINKELGVGHLEYKHLFDKSYSIKEKISNFLMKYVYKKALRISHWHYAQPYTKKTLEKVYERFSSQMLETSTHKFRTKDDIMPYIYRYWHLLSGDFYPKNCNDAYKNISPVSLESLNDIISGIESDENIRFTCFNDNLKLSEDEYNKIKERLQEYLEEKFPQKASFEL